DNA from Asanoa sp. WMMD1127:
GAGGAACGTGGCGAAGCGCTCCATCGGCGTCTCGAACTCCGGGTTGTCGTCGACGAAGTCGCGGAGCCGGTCGGCGACCCACTCCAGCGACACCGTCTCCTCACCCCGGCGCGAAACCAGCTCCTCGATGCCGCGGTCCGTGAAGTACATCAGCCCTCCGCAGGCCGCGGCAGGGCCGCCTCGATCAGGGCCGTCTGCTCCGCGTCGTGCAGCTTGGTGGAGCCCACCGACGGCGCCGCGGCCGCCGGGCGGGAGATCCGCCGAAGGCGTACCCCCTCGAGGTGCTCCAGCAGGTTGAGCGCGACGAACGACCAGGCGCCCTGGTTGGCCGGCTCCTCCTGCACCCAGGCGAAGTCGACCGCGTTCGGGAACTGCGCCAGAGCCGCCTTTACCTCGTCGACCGGCAGCGGGTAGAGCTGCTCCATCCGCACCAGCGCCGTGTCAGTGATCTTGCGGTCGGCGCGGGCCTGGACCAGGTCGTAGTAGACCTTGCCCGAGCAGAGCAGCACCCGGCGCACGCCCTGCGGGTCGAGCCCGCTGGTGTCGGGGATGACCGGCTGGAACGTACCCGTGGCGAAGTCCTCGACCGACGAGACGACCAGCTTGTGCCGCAGCAGCGACTTGGGCGTGAACACGATCAGCGGCTTGCGCTTGGGCGAGAGGGCCTGGCGGCGCAGCAGGTGGAAGTAGTTGGCCGGCGTGGTCGGGATGGCCACCCGGATGTTGTCCTCGGCGGCCATCTGCAGCCAGCGCTCCGGCCGGCCCGAGGTGTGGTCTGGACCCTGGCCCTCGTGGCCGTGCGGGAGCAGCAGCGTCAGCGCCGACTGCTGGCCCCACTTGACCTCGCCCGAGGTGATGAACTCGTCGGCCACCGACTGGGCGCCGTTGGCGAAGTCGCCGAACTGCGCCTCCCAGAGCACCAGCGCCTCGCGGTTCTCCACGGAGTAGCCGTACTCGAAGCCCATCGCCGCGTATTCGGAGAGCAGCGAGTCGTGGACGAAGAACCGGGCCCGGTCCTTGGTCAGCGTGGCCAGCGGCAGGAAGTCCTTGCCGGTGTCGGCGTCGACGATCGAGGCGTGTCGCTGCACGAACGTGCCCCGGCGGGAGTCCTGGCCGGCCAGCCGGACGGTGACGCCGTCGGCGAGCAGCGTGCCGAACGCGATGATCTCGCCGAAGCCCCAGTCGATGTTGCCCTCGACGGACATCTTGTGCCGCCGGTCGAGCAGTTGCTGGAGCCGCTTGTGCGGGGTGAAGCCCGCCGGCAGGTTGACGTGCGCCTCGCCGACCGCGCGCACGGCCTCGACGGAAGCGGCGGTCTCGACCGCGGGCTCCGGCTCGGGCTGGCGGGTGCGGACCGGCCTGGTGCCGCCGGCCGCCGCGTCGCGGGTCGCCTTGAACACCTGCTCCAGCTGGGACTGGTAGTCGCGGAGCAGCTCCTCGGCGTCGTCGACGGTGATGTCGCCGCGACCGATCAGCTCCTCGGTGTAGAGCTTCCGCACGGACCGCTTCTGGTCGATGATCGAGTACATCAGCGGGTTGGTCATCGAGGGGTCGTCGCCCTCGTTGTGGCCGCGCCGCCGGTAGCAGACCAGGTCGATGACCACGTCCTTGTTGAACGACTGGCGGTACTCGAAGGCGAGCCGCGCGACGCGTACGACGGCCTCGGGGTCGTCGCCGTTGACGTGGAAGATCGGCGCCTGGATCATCCGCGCGACGTCGGTCGAGTAGAGCGACGAACGCGAGTATTCCGGCGCGGTGGTGAAGCCGACCTGGTTGTTGACCACCACGTGCACGGTGCCGCCGGTGCGGTAGCCGCGCAGCTGCGACAGGTTGAGCGTCTCCGCGACCACGCCCTGGCCGGCGAACGCCGCGTCACCGTGGATGGCCAGCGGCAGCACGGTGTAGCCCTCAAGCTTGAGGTCGATGCGGTCCTGCTTGGCCCGGACGATGCCCTCCATCACCGGGTCGACGGCCTCGAGGTGCGACGGGTTGGCGGTCACCGACACGCTGATCGCGTGCTCGCCGTCGGGCGTCGTGAACTTGCCGTTCTGGCCGAGGTGGTATTTCACGTCGCCCGAGCCGTGCGCCGACTTCGGGTCGATGAAACCCTCGAACTCCGAGAAGATCTTCTCGTACGGCTTGCCGACGATGTTGGCCAGCACGTTGAGCCGGCCGCGGTGGGCCATGCCGATCACGACCTCGTCGAGGTCGCCCTCGGCCGCGGTCTGCAACACCTCGTCGAGCAGCGGGATCAGCGACTCGCCGCCCTCGAGCGAGAACCGCTTCTGGCCCACATATTTGGTCTGCAGGAAGGTCTCGAACGCCTCGGCCGCATTGAGCCGATTGAGGATGTGTTTCTGCTCCTCGGCCGTCGGCTTCTCGTATTTGCGCTCTATGCGCTCCTGGATCCAGCGCCGCTCTTCCGGGTCCTGGATGTGCATGTATTCGACGCCGACCCGGCGGCAGTAGCTGTCGCGCAGCACGCCGAGGATGTCGCGCAGCTTCATCGTCTGCTTGCCGGCGAAGCCGCCGACCGGGAAGCTGCGGTCGAGGTCCCACAGGGTCAGGTCGTGCTCGAGCACGTCGAGGTCGGGGTGCTTGCGCATCTTGAACTCGAGCGGGTCGGTGTCGGCCATCAGGTGACCGCGCACGCGGTACGCGTGGATCAGCTCGATCACTCGCGCGGTCTTGTCGATCGCGCCCTCGGAGCTGACCGCCACGTCGCGCATCCAGCGCACCGGCTCGTAGGGGATGCGCAGCGAGGTGAAGATCTGGTCGTAGAACCCGTGCTCGCCCAGGACCAGCTCGTGGATCGTCTTGAGGAACTCGCCGGACTGCGCGCCCTGGATGATGCGGTGGTCGTAGGTGCTGGTCAGCGTGATGATCTTGCTGACCGCCAGCTCCGCGAGCTTCTCCTCGGACATGCCGGCGTACGGGGCCGGGTACTCCATCGCGCCCACGCCGATGATCGTGCCCTGGCCGATCATGAGCCGGGGCTGCGAGTGCACCGTGCCGATGCCGCCGGGGTTGGTCAGCGAGATCGTCGTGCCGGCGTAGTCGTCCATGGTGAGCTCGTTGCGCCGGGCCCGCCGCACGATGTCCTCGTAGGCCTGCCAGAACTGCCGGAAGTCCATGGTCTCGGCGTTCTTGATCGACGGCACGACCAGCGTGCGGGTGCCGTCGGGGCGCTTGAGGTCGATCGCGATGCCGAGGTTGACGTGCGCGGGCTGCACCACCGCGGGCTTGCCGCCGACCTCGGTGAACGAGTTGTTCATCTCCGGGTTGGCCTGCAGCGCCCGGACCATCGCCCAGCCGATCAGGTGGGTGAAGCTGACCTTGCCACCGCGGCCGCGGGCCAGGTGGTTGTTGATCACGATGCGGTTGTCGACCAGGAGCTTGGCCGGGACGGCCCGCACGCTGGTCGCGGTCGGGACGGCCAGCGAGGCGTCCATGTTCTGGACGATCCGGGCGGCCACGCCCCGCAGCGGGGTGGTCTCGGCGGTCTTCTCGGCCGGCGGGGCCTCCTTGGCGGCGGGCGCGGCGGCCTTGACCGGGGCGGCGGCGCGCGGCTGCGCCGGGGCCTTGGTCGTCTTCGGGGCGGTTTCGACCTTGCCGTCACTCTTTGCGGGTGCCGGCTTGGCGGTGGCCCGGGGCTCGGGGGAGGAAGCCGCGCCGGGCGCGTCGGTGCCGGCCTTGGCGGCGCTCTGCTTGGCGGTGGCCGCGGTCGCCTGGGTGGGCGACGCGCCGTCCGCCTCGGGGCGGTAGTCGGCGAAGAAGTCGTGCCACGCCGGGTCTACGCTCGTCGGGTCCGCGAGATAGCGCTGGTACATCTCGTCGACGATCCACTCATTGGGGCCGAAACCCGCCAGTGGGTTCTCGGATGTCTGCTGGCTCGACACGGCCGGTAATCGCCTCTTCCGCGCGCTGTGTGTATGTGTGAGAAGACATTTCCAAGGCTACGCCGCGCGACATGGACGGCCGTCGGCGACGTCCGTCCGTGTCACGTCTCACAGGTTAAAACGCGGGAACGCGTTAGGAGATGTCTCGCGTGCGGGTGATCAGGGTGCCGATCGTCCCCGTGACGACGGCCCAGG
Protein-coding regions in this window:
- a CDS encoding DUF6104 family protein: MYFTDRGIEELVSRRGEETVSLEWVADRLRDFVDDNPEFETPMERFATFLARLDDDED
- a CDS encoding multifunctional oxoglutarate decarboxylase/oxoglutarate dehydrogenase thiamine pyrophosphate-binding subunit/dihydrolipoyllysine-residue succinyltransferase subunit, which codes for MSSQQTSENPLAGFGPNEWIVDEMYQRYLADPTSVDPAWHDFFADYRPEADGASPTQATAATAKQSAAKAGTDAPGAASSPEPRATAKPAPAKSDGKVETAPKTTKAPAQPRAAAPVKAAAPAAKEAPPAEKTAETTPLRGVAARIVQNMDASLAVPTATSVRAVPAKLLVDNRIVINNHLARGRGGKVSFTHLIGWAMVRALQANPEMNNSFTEVGGKPAVVQPAHVNLGIAIDLKRPDGTRTLVVPSIKNAETMDFRQFWQAYEDIVRRARRNELTMDDYAGTTISLTNPGGIGTVHSQPRLMIGQGTIIGVGAMEYPAPYAGMSEEKLAELAVSKIITLTSTYDHRIIQGAQSGEFLKTIHELVLGEHGFYDQIFTSLRIPYEPVRWMRDVAVSSEGAIDKTARVIELIHAYRVRGHLMADTDPLEFKMRKHPDLDVLEHDLTLWDLDRSFPVGGFAGKQTMKLRDILGVLRDSYCRRVGVEYMHIQDPEERRWIQERIERKYEKPTAEEQKHILNRLNAAEAFETFLQTKYVGQKRFSLEGGESLIPLLDEVLQTAAEGDLDEVVIGMAHRGRLNVLANIVGKPYEKIFSEFEGFIDPKSAHGSGDVKYHLGQNGKFTTPDGEHAISVSVTANPSHLEAVDPVMEGIVRAKQDRIDLKLEGYTVLPLAIHGDAAFAGQGVVAETLNLSQLRGYRTGGTVHVVVNNQVGFTTAPEYSRSSLYSTDVARMIQAPIFHVNGDDPEAVVRVARLAFEYRQSFNKDVVIDLVCYRRRGHNEGDDPSMTNPLMYSIIDQKRSVRKLYTEELIGRGDITVDDAEELLRDYQSQLEQVFKATRDAAAGGTRPVRTRQPEPEPAVETAASVEAVRAVGEAHVNLPAGFTPHKRLQQLLDRRHKMSVEGNIDWGFGEIIAFGTLLADGVTVRLAGQDSRRGTFVQRHASIVDADTGKDFLPLATLTKDRARFFVHDSLLSEYAAMGFEYGYSVENREALVLWEAQFGDFANGAQSVADEFITSGEVKWGQQSALTLLLPHGHEGQGPDHTSGRPERWLQMAAEDNIRVAIPTTPANYFHLLRRQALSPKRKPLIVFTPKSLLRHKLVVSSVEDFATGTFQPVIPDTSGLDPQGVRRVLLCSGKVYYDLVQARADRKITDTALVRMEQLYPLPVDEVKAALAQFPNAVDFAWVQEEPANQGAWSFVALNLLEHLEGVRLRRISRPAAAAPSVGSTKLHDAEQTALIEAALPRPAEG